From Vreelandella neptunia, the proteins below share one genomic window:
- a CDS encoding YcjX family protein: protein MRQPLSRELSNLLERGRDRQLRLAVTGLSQAGKTAFLTSLVNQLRHAGVEARLDLLPAAREGRLLGAQRLNQPDLGVPRFPYDPGMAALRDTPPRWPEPTRGISELRLQLRYRPARSGWLTPEIAHLTLDLFDYPGEWLLDLPLLQHDFYSWSQAQALHEGEQRRGLFSEWLTAVEQLDPAGEADEAQLAALAEEYAQGLRRAKKAGFSDLQPGRFLLPGELEGAPVLQFFPLPQLDASQHNTSREMLEALPANSLYATLAARFRYYQQQVVKPFYRDHFRRFDRQIVLVDVLGALNAGPERFEDLSRALRQLMHSFDYGQRSLLTRLFAPKIDRLAIAATKADHVTPDQHGHLVQLLEALLAEPLKDLRFANVPVKALSLAAIRATEAREVTHEGKRSPALRGTTLEGEEVLVYSGDVPARLPAADFWQQQGFDFPGFRPMQTTSEALDHIRMDAAIDWLIGDKLT from the coding sequence ATGCGCCAGCCGTTAAGTCGCGAACTGAGCAATTTGTTGGAACGCGGAAGGGATCGCCAACTGCGCTTAGCGGTCACCGGCCTCTCCCAAGCGGGAAAAACCGCGTTTTTAACCTCATTGGTCAACCAACTGCGTCATGCGGGCGTTGAGGCACGGCTCGATTTACTGCCCGCTGCCCGGGAAGGCCGCCTACTGGGTGCCCAAAGGCTTAACCAGCCCGACCTGGGCGTGCCTAGGTTTCCCTACGACCCCGGCATGGCCGCCCTGCGCGATACGCCGCCGCGTTGGCCGGAGCCCACCCGCGGCATCAGCGAATTACGCTTACAGCTGCGCTACCGCCCTGCCCGCAGCGGCTGGCTAACCCCTGAAATTGCCCACCTTACGCTGGATCTATTCGACTACCCTGGCGAGTGGCTGCTCGATTTGCCGCTGCTGCAGCACGACTTTTATAGCTGGAGCCAAGCACAGGCGTTACACGAGGGCGAGCAGCGCCGCGGTCTGTTTAGCGAATGGTTGACGGCAGTGGAGCAGCTCGACCCTGCTGGTGAAGCTGATGAAGCTCAGCTTGCTGCCCTGGCCGAGGAATACGCTCAGGGCCTTCGCCGCGCCAAAAAGGCCGGTTTTTCCGACCTACAGCCCGGGCGTTTTTTGCTTCCCGGCGAACTGGAGGGCGCGCCGGTGCTGCAGTTTTTTCCGCTGCCCCAGCTCGACGCCTCTCAACACAACACATCGAGAGAAATGCTGGAGGCGCTGCCTGCCAATAGCCTTTACGCTACCCTGGCGGCGCGCTTTCGCTACTACCAGCAGCAGGTGGTCAAGCCCTTTTATCGCGATCACTTTCGTCGTTTTGACCGCCAAATTGTACTGGTGGATGTGCTGGGCGCGCTCAATGCCGGGCCCGAGCGCTTTGAAGATCTTTCCCGTGCGCTGCGCCAGTTAATGCATAGCTTCGACTATGGCCAACGCAGCCTGCTCACGCGCTTGTTTGCACCTAAAATTGACCGCCTGGCGATTGCCGCCACCAAAGCCGATCACGTCACCCCCGATCAACACGGCCACTTGGTGCAGCTGTTAGAAGCTCTGCTGGCTGAACCGCTCAAAGACCTGCGCTTTGCCAATGTGCCGGTTAAAGCGCTCTCGCTGGCAGCGATTCGGGCCACTGAAGCCCGTGAGGTAACCCATGAGGGTAAGCGCTCACCTGCTCTGCGAGGCACCACATTGGAAGGAGAAGAGGTGCTGGTTTACTCCGGTGATGTGCCCGCCCGGCTGCCCGCTGCCGATTTCTGGCAGCAGCAGGGCTTCGATTTCCCCGGCTTTCGCCCGATGCAAACCACGTCAGAAGCGCTGGATCATATCCGCATGGACGCCGCCATCGAC
- a CDS encoding D-hexose-6-phosphate mutarotase, translating to MIPDSLNQLVKSTQGQQTTQWEGRDVVLFNMPWGELVISLQGAQVLHFCPAGDTGWLWLTPTPQALPSAIRGGIPLCWPWFADERYADESPNHDGPFHGLARHAEWRLDAVDEHAEGIELHLSPSQPLHTLLTARLVVQANAQRLNVELISENIGETPIKTSGALHTYLAVADTHQCRLEGLSGARYLDKLRDFAESEQQGTLAVQGSVDRIYHTNEAVLLNDGERSLRIGKQSSDSTVVWHPNNDLPSDTPADVARHFICVEAANTRLDPVWLVPGAQHLLGTTLSRG from the coding sequence ATGATCCCCGACTCGCTCAATCAACTGGTTAAAAGCACTCAAGGACAGCAGACGACGCAGTGGGAAGGCCGCGACGTGGTGCTTTTCAATATGCCTTGGGGCGAGTTGGTGATTAGTCTACAGGGCGCTCAAGTGCTGCACTTCTGCCCTGCTGGTGATACCGGCTGGTTATGGCTGACGCCTACGCCCCAGGCCTTGCCAAGCGCTATCCGGGGTGGCATTCCGCTCTGCTGGCCTTGGTTCGCCGACGAGCGCTATGCCGATGAGAGCCCCAACCACGACGGCCCTTTCCATGGCCTTGCCCGCCATGCTGAGTGGCGACTAGACGCTGTTGATGAGCACGCCGAGGGTATTGAGCTCCACCTCTCTCCATCACAGCCCCTGCATACACTGCTTACCGCACGCTTAGTGGTACAAGCCAACGCCCAGCGCTTGAACGTTGAGCTGATTAGCGAAAACATCGGCGAAACGCCGATCAAAACCAGCGGTGCGCTGCACACCTACTTAGCCGTTGCCGACACCCATCAATGCCGCCTGGAAGGCCTTTCCGGCGCCCGCTATCTCGACAAACTACGCGACTTTGCAGAAAGCGAACAACAAGGCACGCTGGCCGTTCAGGGCTCCGTTGACCGCATTTATCACACCAATGAAGCCGTGCTGCTCAACGATGGCGAGCGCAGCCTGCGCATCGGCAAGCAGTCCAGCGACTCCACGGTGGTGTGGCACCCCAACAACGACCTGCCCAGCGACACTCCCGCCGACGTAGCGCGCCACTTTATCTGCGTTGAAGCCGCCAATACGCGCCTCGACCCGGTGTGGTTAGTGCCTGGCGCTCAACATCTACTGGGCACCACCCTCAGCCGCGGTTAA
- a CDS encoding GlsB/YeaQ/YmgE family stress response membrane protein, with protein MGFIAWLIIGGLAGWIAGNIMRGGGFGILGNIGVGIVGAVVGGFLFSLLGLSSGGFIGSLVTAIVGAVVLLWVISKVKQS; from the coding sequence ATGGGCTTTATTGCATGGTTAATCATTGGTGGCTTGGCTGGTTGGATTGCTGGCAACATCATGCGTGGCGGCGGTTTTGGCATCCTGGGTAATATCGGTGTAGGTATCGTTGGCGCGGTCGTGGGTGGTTTTTTGTTCAGCCTTCTTGGCCTCTCGTCCGGTGGCTTTATCGGTTCGCTAGTCACCGCGATCGTGGGTGCAGTGGTGCTCCTTTGGGTAATAAGCAAAGTGAAACAATCTTAG
- a CDS encoding YbeU/YbeR family protein, with the protein MIDALNAWWAQQLVLCDWAFTPHPLAVDAGAAEQRLLQLGITSRGELAEQLFHGLGAPAGSADRLLGALEWAALAGAAGWLEADQARHWAHHLTRRITSDYSDLRAWLADLRRALGARGWEVGADDRFIDACQALAKLETDGEGITWDALENALAKLPAPAPLWPQQPEAQSWRLCALFRPIITYPASHTDWPEAIEWLAHVWDVHDRDALIGVILWLGAQGERQRWDIEARELLSMDNAQRMEWQRSVVEESPYAPVLNKFVAQGEPLEWAAWDWLRIVELAWAGACCGLLSQEEADDLAGHAADLMSRRYHDWYAVLNAYGRGQSLFDGIDRRDKTPSERHQLLLHSAHSPWKRPPRELLDEPTLKASQARIRQWRNTPHHWLLALASVREPDAMLRQIAPSAALPEEQRADAALYLQESLGLHADEGAHALARYWLPAQAHHLNQLAADAVHGVLPPSQSWFGQPTPEELKQRNAVKGVSRHAATIHMAEKFAFYLHMSLDSGLFDRAPLMEYASALRSCLCRFYPNAKRLLEAWFAWESCLPEPEHSSLVNEIIWHIEDPGSLFHWLDWRHDAWREPGSRPTLSHFTAMSLVGPLNSAVWSEPQPESARECAEIREWVESHYHLSNAGDMQEFLTYMLESGDRQEYQINYAPYTLNTERLSAEIAILESGDCAEDERHHLLRLRRVRDNEDGCNEVDMAAWDIAQLVDLAIAARQLGWLDSDAFAKVLDRAYQLAADHYAGWQEYAMGMYAGFSFFMGETPERESFLAGFRQALVAWVCGAPVLAGPWVSLDFPGNKPRHFAPLHIDTLPGDQRTLH; encoded by the coding sequence TTGATCGACGCGTTAAATGCCTGGTGGGCCCAACAGCTGGTGCTGTGTGATTGGGCGTTTACTCCTCATCCGTTGGCGGTCGATGCAGGGGCGGCGGAGCAGCGCCTGTTACAGCTGGGGATTACCAGCCGGGGTGAACTGGCCGAACAGCTGTTCCACGGGCTGGGGGCGCCCGCAGGTAGTGCTGACCGCCTGCTAGGCGCGCTTGAATGGGCCGCGCTGGCGGGGGCGGCGGGCTGGCTAGAAGCCGATCAGGCCCGCCATTGGGCGCACCATCTAACCCGTCGCATTACCAGTGACTACAGCGATCTACGTGCCTGGCTGGCAGATCTACGTCGTGCGTTAGGCGCACGGGGCTGGGAAGTAGGGGCCGACGACCGTTTTATCGACGCTTGCCAAGCGCTGGCCAAGCTTGAAACCGATGGCGAAGGGATTACCTGGGATGCGCTCGAAAACGCCCTGGCTAAATTGCCGGCTCCCGCACCGCTATGGCCCCAGCAGCCCGAGGCGCAGAGCTGGCGGCTATGTGCGCTGTTCCGGCCGATTATTACCTATCCCGCCAGTCACACCGATTGGCCTGAAGCCATCGAGTGGCTTGCTCACGTGTGGGATGTCCATGACCGTGACGCTCTTATTGGCGTGATACTCTGGCTAGGTGCTCAAGGCGAGCGCCAGCGCTGGGATATCGAAGCTCGCGAATTGCTCAGCATGGACAACGCCCAACGCATGGAGTGGCAGCGTAGCGTGGTGGAAGAGTCGCCCTATGCGCCGGTGCTGAATAAGTTCGTCGCTCAAGGCGAGCCTCTGGAGTGGGCTGCTTGGGATTGGCTGCGGATTGTTGAACTCGCTTGGGCCGGCGCCTGCTGTGGCTTGCTTAGCCAGGAGGAGGCCGATGACCTAGCGGGGCATGCCGCCGATTTGATGAGTCGCCGCTACCATGATTGGTATGCTGTGCTTAACGCCTACGGGCGCGGGCAGAGTCTGTTTGACGGCATCGACCGGCGAGATAAAACACCCAGCGAGCGGCATCAGTTGTTGCTGCATAGTGCCCATAGCCCCTGGAAACGTCCCCCGAGGGAGCTATTGGACGAGCCTACGCTCAAGGCATCCCAAGCGCGCATTCGGCAGTGGCGCAATACGCCCCATCATTGGCTGTTGGCGCTGGCCAGCGTTCGCGAACCGGATGCCATGCTGCGCCAGATAGCCCCCTCCGCGGCGCTGCCAGAAGAGCAGCGTGCCGACGCGGCCCTCTATTTGCAGGAGTCACTTGGCTTACATGCCGATGAAGGCGCTCATGCGCTGGCGCGTTACTGGCTGCCCGCCCAGGCGCACCATCTTAATCAGTTGGCGGCCGACGCCGTGCACGGCGTTTTACCCCCCTCGCAGAGCTGGTTTGGCCAGCCGACTCCAGAAGAGCTTAAACAGCGCAACGCGGTTAAAGGGGTAAGTCGCCATGCGGCGACGATCCATATGGCCGAAAAATTCGCCTTCTATCTGCATATGTCTCTCGACAGTGGCTTATTTGATCGCGCGCCGTTAATGGAGTACGCCAGTGCACTAAGAAGCTGCCTGTGCCGTTTTTACCCCAATGCCAAGCGCCTGTTAGAAGCCTGGTTCGCTTGGGAGAGCTGCCTGCCCGAGCCTGAGCACTCCTCGCTGGTGAATGAAATTATTTGGCACATTGAAGATCCCGGCAGTCTGTTTCACTGGCTGGATTGGCGTCACGACGCCTGGCGCGAACCGGGTAGTCGGCCAACCTTGAGTCACTTTACCGCCATGTCACTGGTAGGCCCGCTGAATAGCGCGGTATGGAGTGAGCCCCAGCCCGAGAGCGCCCGTGAGTGCGCCGAGATTCGCGAGTGGGTGGAGAGCCACTACCACTTGAGCAACGCAGGCGATATGCAGGAGTTTTTGACCTACATGCTCGAATCGGGGGATCGCCAGGAGTATCAGATTAACTACGCGCCCTATACCCTCAACACTGAGCGCTTAAGCGCTGAGATCGCCATTCTTGAATCCGGCGACTGTGCTGAAGATGAGCGCCACCATCTGCTTCGCTTACGCCGTGTGCGTGACAACGAAGATGGCTGTAATGAGGTGGATATGGCGGCCTGGGACATTGCCCAACTGGTCGATCTGGCAATTGCTGCGCGGCAGCTAGGCTGGCTGGACAGCGATGCTTTTGCCAAGGTGTTGGATCGTGCTTACCAATTGGCGGCGGATCACTATGCCGGGTGGCAAGAGTACGCCATGGGGATGTACGCAGGCTTCTCATTTTTTATGGGCGAAACCCCTGAACGAGAAAGCTTTTTAGCCGGTTTTCGTCAGGCGCTGGTAGCTTGGGTATGCGGCGCGCCGGTCTTGGCTGGCCCATGGGTGAGCTTGGATTTTCCTGGCAATAAACCACGCCATTTTGCGCCACTGCATATTGATACGTTGCCGGGCGATCAGCGCACGTTACATTGA
- a CDS encoding C40 family peptidase yields MQAPENYFSMTLPGMGANTQMSPVDPIDAHLRSLQVPPPTVVREALLAQHQRWAGTPYRIGGTSERGIDCSALVRNVYRDTFNLELPRSTRGQVHEGRPIDRQELQAGDLVFFRPPGRYNHVGIYVGDGYFLHASTSKGVIISRLDNSYWQRYYWQSRRALEPTHLAQLGGSVFQ; encoded by the coding sequence ATGCAGGCCCCCGAGAATTACTTCTCGATGACGTTACCGGGAATGGGAGCTAACACGCAAATGTCCCCGGTTGACCCCATCGATGCGCATTTGCGCAGTTTGCAAGTACCGCCGCCAACAGTCGTTCGCGAGGCGCTGCTGGCACAACACCAGCGCTGGGCCGGAACGCCTTACCGGATTGGCGGTACCTCAGAGAGAGGCATCGACTGTTCGGCTCTGGTTCGCAATGTTTACCGTGACACTTTCAATTTAGAGCTTCCGCGCTCCACCCGTGGCCAAGTACACGAGGGACGCCCGATCGACCGCCAAGAGCTGCAGGCGGGCGATCTGGTGTTCTTCCGACCGCCGGGGCGCTATAACCATGTGGGTATCTACGTGGGCGATGGGTATTTTCTCCACGCCTCCACCTCAAAAGGGGTCATTATCTCCAGACTGGATAATAGTTACTGGCAGCGCTACTACTGGCAGTCACGTCGAGCGCTGGAGCCAACGCATTTGGCTCAACTGGGTGGCAGCGTTTTCCAGTAG
- a CDS encoding MFS transporter — MIEAKTRAWWRATLALCLGSFLVFINLYAPQPLLPGLKEAYQVSTLGVSLLMSVSTLSLAIALLVFGPLSDAIGREGIMRITLLLAGGCSIALAFAPTFESLLFLRLMQGFVLGGLPAVAIAWMGDEFEKPALLSAVGLYIGANSLGGISGRIVGGGAAEIGGPTAAFLAVGIMTLIGCGVFWRLLPNSRAFTPQRFELRKAASDLASHLRNPVLLAAYCLGGINFLIFINQYSYITFRLAAAPYQLAASGLGLIFLTYLGGTFGSMISGRLAGRFSPAACMMVGVVILMLGTAITLADSLLLIIVGLTVNAFGFFLAHSLASSWVGRYAQGARGSASALYLVFYYLGASLGGFWLEPFWRWAGWAGVSVGSWLLLSITLLIACGLCRFERRQAKPVVS; from the coding sequence ATGATTGAAGCCAAAACGCGCGCCTGGTGGCGCGCCACCTTGGCGCTTTGCCTCGGCTCATTTCTTGTTTTTATTAATTTATACGCACCGCAACCGCTGCTGCCGGGGTTAAAGGAGGCCTATCAGGTCTCTACCTTAGGCGTCAGCTTGCTCATGTCGGTGTCGACCCTCTCCTTAGCCATTGCGCTGTTGGTGTTCGGGCCTCTCTCGGATGCCATTGGGCGTGAAGGCATAATGCGTATCACTCTGCTGCTTGCAGGCGGCTGTTCTATTGCCTTGGCATTCGCACCCACCTTTGAAAGTTTGCTGTTTTTGCGCCTGATGCAGGGCTTTGTGCTGGGTGGGCTGCCAGCGGTGGCGATTGCCTGGATGGGCGATGAGTTTGAGAAGCCTGCGCTGTTAAGCGCTGTGGGACTCTATATTGGCGCTAATTCACTTGGCGGCATCAGTGGGCGCATCGTCGGCGGCGGCGCCGCTGAAATTGGCGGCCCCACGGCGGCATTTCTAGCGGTCGGCATTATGACGTTAATTGGCTGTGGAGTTTTTTGGCGCCTGCTGCCCAATAGTCGCGCCTTTACTCCCCAGCGCTTCGAACTGCGCAAAGCGGCAAGCGATTTAGCCAGTCATTTGCGCAACCCGGTGCTGCTCGCCGCTTACTGCCTGGGTGGTATTAACTTCCTGATCTTTATCAATCAATACAGCTATATAACCTTTCGGTTGGCGGCAGCGCCGTATCAATTAGCCGCCAGCGGTCTGGGGCTGATTTTTTTGACCTATCTCGGCGGTACCTTCGGTTCGATGATTTCCGGGCGTCTGGCTGGGCGGTTTTCTCCCGCGGCATGCATGATGGTGGGGGTGGTGATTTTAATGCTGGGCACAGCGATTACCTTAGCGGATTCGCTGCTGCTGATTATCGTCGGTTTAACCGTTAACGCCTTTGGCTTTTTCCTGGCCCATTCGTTGGCCTCCAGCTGGGTAGGGCGCTATGCCCAGGGGGCACGGGGCAGTGCTTCGGCGCTCTACCTGGTGTTTTATTACCTGGGAGCCAGTTTGGGCGGCTTCTGGCTGGAGCCGTTCTGGCGCTGGGCCGGATGGGCAGGGGTGAGCGTCGGTTCGTGGCTGCTGCTGAGTATCACGCTGCTAATTGCTTGCGGCCTATGTCGCTTTGAGCGTCGCCAAGCTAAGCCGGTCGTGAGCTAA